In one Vibrio sp. VB16 genomic region, the following are encoded:
- a CDS encoding carbohydrate ABC transporter permease, with protein MANIKTMPDIKNIIIWTILFIGALGMIVPLIFMFSTSLKVGEEVYNLSLIPAEPTLENYVYLFDNSEFFTWFFNSFVVAIGVTVSVLFFDSLIGYTLCKFDFRGKKIIFVAILSTMMIPTEMLVIPWYIMSKNFGWLDTYWGVMFPGMISGFGVFLMKQFFETVPDDYIHAARIDGLSEFAIWWKVAMPMVGPALSALAIFTFLGNWTAFLWPMIVSNDPSLYTVPVGLASFSGEFITEWEMIMAGASVATIPTLLVFILLQKYIVRGVVMAGLKG; from the coding sequence ATGGCCAATATAAAAACGATGCCAGACATAAAAAATATAATCATATGGACCATTTTATTTATCGGTGCTCTAGGAATGATAGTGCCATTGATATTTATGTTTTCTACCTCCCTAAAAGTTGGTGAAGAGGTATACAACCTTAGCTTGATACCTGCTGAGCCAACCTTAGAGAATTATGTATACCTTTTTGATAATTCAGAATTCTTCACATGGTTTTTCAATTCATTTGTTGTGGCTATCGGGGTAACAGTAAGTGTTCTGTTTTTTGATTCGCTTATCGGTTACACATTGTGCAAATTTGATTTTAGAGGCAAGAAAATCATATTTGTTGCCATTCTATCCACCATGATGATCCCGACGGAAATGCTCGTCATTCCTTGGTACATCATGTCCAAAAATTTCGGCTGGTTAGATACTTACTGGGGCGTCATGTTTCCAGGAATGATTTCAGGTTTCGGTGTCTTTCTAATGAAACAGTTTTTTGAAACCGTACCGGATGATTACATTCATGCGGCACGAATTGATGGGCTTAGCGAGTTTGCCATATGGTGGAAGGTTGCCATGCCGATGGTGGGCCCCGCTTTATCTGCATTGGCAATATTTACTTTTCTTGGAAATTGGACCGCATTTCTATGGCCGATGATCGTGAGTAATGATCCTAGTCTCTATACCGTACCCGTTGGTTTAGCTTCTTTTTCTGGTGAGTTCATTACGGAATGGGAAATGATTATGGCAGGTGCAAGTGTCGCAACGATACCAACGCTTTTGGTATTCATCTTATTACAGAAATATATCGTCCGTGGCGTTGTAATGGCTGGACTTAAAGGATAA
- a CDS encoding GntR family transcriptional regulator, with product MDKMFNSTLLDALKVDTSSPGMLYQKLASNIKMAIEKGILSEGEFLPPQRNLASDLDVSRITVSKAIDELAKQGVVKLIPRQGVQIEPYNDYSPVPPKLHLSDQYNFTKDMQARDMKPSTHWITKENCLASTQEALALGIPQNSQVGHYWRLRFADDKPLAIEVACVPSSVIADSGEVDDSLYDTLKFKGSLPIRAMQTITARPADKRTAKYLEVPEGSAVLYIERRGFDSVDRCVEYTRYWYLGDRYCFIADMTLDVNE from the coding sequence ATGGATAAAATGTTCAATTCGACATTACTTGATGCACTGAAAGTGGACACATCGTCCCCTGGTATGCTCTATCAAAAACTGGCCAGCAATATAAAAATGGCCATTGAGAAAGGGATCCTGTCGGAGGGAGAGTTTCTTCCACCTCAACGAAATTTGGCCTCTGATTTAGATGTTTCTCGTATCACTGTTTCCAAAGCGATAGATGAACTTGCTAAGCAAGGCGTTGTTAAACTGATTCCGCGTCAAGGTGTTCAGATTGAACCCTACAACGACTATTCTCCAGTTCCGCCAAAATTGCATCTCTCCGATCAGTATAATTTTACCAAAGATATGCAGGCTAGAGACATGAAACCTTCGACCCACTGGATAACAAAAGAAAACTGCCTCGCCAGTACTCAAGAAGCCCTTGCGCTGGGTATTCCTCAGAACAGTCAGGTAGGGCATTATTGGCGATTACGTTTTGCTGACGACAAACCCCTAGCGATCGAGGTTGCTTGTGTACCTTCTAGCGTCATAGCTGATAGCGGTGAAGTAGACGATTCTCTGTATGATACGCTGAAATTTAAAGGCTCTTTACCAATAAGAGCGATGCAAACCATCACCGCCCGTCCTGCGGACAAACGTACCGCTAAGTATTTAGAGGTGCCTGAAGGGAGCGCTGTTTTGTATATCGAACGTAGAGGGTTTGATAGCGTTGATCGCTGTGTTGAATACACACGCTATTGGTATCTGGGTGACCGATATTGTTTCATTGCTGATATGACACTTGATGTGAATGAGTAA
- a CDS encoding N-acetylglucosamine kinase yields MTLYLVGVDGGGTSCRARIRTQEGVLVGEAKSGSANILLGIQVAMRSIIESITEAAYSGGLSESVFPKMHIGLALAGAEQKSAWHEFMKQRHPFASMTLNTDAYGACVGAHNGETGAIMIAGTGSCGIFLENGKQHVVGGREFPISDQGSGAIMGLHLIQKTLLSEDGIGVKTPLTEHVMAHFNHDADCIVEWSKSALPCDYGQFSPAIFRYAQSGDELAISLLKQTACDIEMFLVALHKKGANQICLMGSIAERIKLWLSPPVQQWIVEPQFDAIEGALMYAGKKEHNLF; encoded by the coding sequence ATGACGTTGTATTTGGTTGGTGTGGATGGCGGTGGAACCTCTTGCCGAGCTCGGATTCGTACTCAAGAGGGGGTCCTTGTTGGTGAAGCAAAAAGTGGTAGTGCCAATATTCTGCTTGGTATTCAAGTTGCGATGCGTTCGATCATCGAATCCATAACTGAAGCAGCCTACTCTGGTGGTTTAAGCGAGTCAGTCTTTCCCAAAATGCATATTGGACTGGCATTAGCAGGAGCGGAGCAAAAATCGGCTTGGCATGAATTCATGAAACAACGTCATCCTTTTGCCAGCATGACGTTAAATACCGATGCTTACGGTGCGTGTGTTGGTGCCCATAATGGCGAGACCGGTGCGATTATGATCGCGGGCACTGGGTCTTGTGGTATTTTTCTTGAGAACGGAAAGCAACACGTTGTTGGAGGCAGAGAGTTTCCAATCTCGGATCAAGGGAGTGGTGCTATCATGGGCTTACATTTGATTCAAAAAACTTTGCTTTCTGAAGACGGCATTGGCGTAAAAACGCCGCTTACGGAGCATGTTATGGCGCATTTTAATCACGATGCAGATTGCATTGTTGAATGGTCTAAAAGTGCGCTACCGTGCGATTATGGTCAGTTTTCACCTGCGATATTTCGTTATGCGCAATCAGGTGATGAACTTGCTATTAGCTTACTAAAACAGACTGCCTGTGATATTGAGATGTTTCTTGTTGCTCTACACAAGAAAGGTGCAAACCAGATTTGCCTAATGGGGAGTATCGCCGAGCGAATCAAACTCTGGCTCTCACCACCCGTGCAGCAATGGATTGTTGAGCCACAATTTGATGCGATTGAAGGTGCGCTGATGTACGCGGGTAAAAAAGAGCACAATCTATTTTAA
- a CDS encoding carbohydrate ABC transporter permease gives MNVAENVTPVRRGLTIQQKKAIWAWLFLTVPILFFVVVRFYPTFDSFYISLTEWNIVGDKLYVGLENYKRLFSDPVFWVVLSNTFEYLILGMPISLLLSFTIAYNLDKIRFGHTFLRACYFVPFLTTAVAMAWVWRWFYQAAPIGFFNNVLIDLGLHQMPFLQSTTQALPSILLPAIWAGLGFQILIFMAGLRSVPISYLEAAKIDGAGRWQVLKEITIPHLWPTIVFLVVMSTIGFLRIFDQVFNMTVDGQGGPVNSARPLVLHIYQSAFADFEMGYAAAQTVVLFVILLFITFIQFSLMRKK, from the coding sequence ATGAATGTTGCAGAAAACGTAACACCAGTGCGGCGTGGCTTGACTATTCAGCAAAAAAAGGCCATTTGGGCGTGGTTATTTCTTACTGTGCCAATACTATTTTTTGTTGTTGTTCGTTTTTACCCAACGTTCGATTCATTCTATATTTCACTGACAGAGTGGAATATTGTTGGCGATAAACTGTATGTAGGTTTAGAAAATTACAAAAGGCTTTTTTCCGATCCTGTTTTTTGGGTCGTCCTTTCTAATACGTTTGAATACTTGATATTGGGAATGCCAATATCGTTACTCTTGTCTTTCACTATTGCCTACAATCTAGATAAAATTCGCTTCGGTCATACCTTTCTTCGAGCGTGTTATTTTGTTCCTTTTCTCACAACTGCCGTTGCGATGGCCTGGGTTTGGCGTTGGTTTTATCAGGCTGCGCCGATTGGTTTCTTTAATAACGTTCTTATTGATCTGGGTTTGCACCAGATGCCATTCTTGCAGTCCACGACTCAAGCTTTGCCTTCGATACTCCTTCCTGCAATCTGGGCGGGTCTAGGTTTTCAGATCCTTATCTTTATGGCTGGTCTCCGTTCTGTACCGATAAGCTATTTAGAAGCGGCGAAAATAGACGGGGCAGGTCGCTGGCAGGTATTGAAAGAGATTACTATCCCTCATCTTTGGCCAACTATCGTTTTTCTTGTGGTGATGAGCACTATTGGTTTCCTTCGCATCTTCGATCAAGTGTTCAATATGACCGTCGATGGTCAGGGGGGGCCAGTTAACTCCGCTCGTCCTCTGGTTCTGCATATCTATCAGTCCGCTTTTGCTGATTTTGAGATGGGATATGCTGCCGCTCAAACGGTCGTATTGTTTGTCATTTTACTGTTTATCACCTTCATCCAATTTTCATTAATGAGGAAGAAATAA
- the argH gene encoding argininosuccinate lyase codes for MIDNSVFPSPVYKETVLAPLFEGSKKHFKQGHLAIDQAHCIMLVEQGILSPQDGSDILNALDEILQEVNFDELEYTGEFEDYFFFIEHCLKQKLGADLAGRLHTGRSRNDIDHTLFKLNLKQRLFTLDSDLTQLTTTLLDVCELNYETIVLAYTHGQPAQPTTFAHYLAAFVEVMHRDRQRLFDSLEIVDLSPMGAAAITTSGFNLSRDRVAELLGFLKPLQNSYGCISSCDYITSVYSALKLLFIHISRFVQDMAQWSSFETGHLYVPNSLVQISSIMPQKRNPVPIEHMRLICSKGVGLCDTIVNAMHNTPFTDMNDSESETQQVGYQAFDNSHRLLSLLNTFIGSVSINQGRVMDHLDKSCATITELADTLVRKEALSFRQAHEVVADIANYVVRHQLSLQTVPVDVFYSLFEQHIGRPSQLTEPELRFYASAKNFINVREGFGGPAPIAMKKAVSRYREELQHLSGQWASIRTFSVEAVKVRLQAVNDVTSKQQRG; via the coding sequence ATGATAGATAATTCTGTATTCCCATCTCCGGTTTATAAAGAAACGGTGTTGGCACCTCTCTTTGAGGGCTCAAAAAAGCATTTTAAACAAGGGCACTTGGCGATTGACCAAGCCCACTGCATTATGTTGGTTGAACAGGGGATTTTGTCGCCTCAAGACGGTAGTGATATTCTCAATGCGTTGGATGAAATTTTGCAGGAGGTCAATTTTGATGAGCTTGAGTATACGGGTGAGTTTGAAGACTACTTTTTCTTCATAGAGCATTGTTTAAAGCAGAAGCTCGGTGCTGATTTAGCCGGGCGACTTCATACTGGTCGGAGCCGAAACGATATTGACCATACGTTGTTTAAGCTCAACCTCAAGCAACGCCTTTTTACGTTGGATAGCGACCTAACACAATTGACGACAACACTGCTCGATGTGTGTGAGCTCAATTATGAAACCATTGTCTTAGCATACACGCACGGTCAGCCTGCCCAACCGACAACCTTTGCCCATTATCTTGCCGCCTTTGTTGAGGTGATGCATAGAGACAGACAGCGCCTTTTTGACAGCTTAGAGATTGTCGATCTTTCTCCTATGGGTGCTGCTGCGATTACCACGTCCGGGTTTAATCTGTCTCGAGACCGTGTGGCCGAGTTGTTGGGATTTCTTAAACCTCTACAAAATTCCTATGGTTGTATTTCTTCTTGTGATTACATTACGTCAGTCTACAGTGCGCTGAAATTGCTGTTTATCCATATCAGTCGATTTGTGCAAGACATGGCTCAGTGGAGTAGTTTTGAAACCGGCCACCTATACGTTCCGAATTCACTGGTACAGATTAGTTCTATAATGCCGCAAAAGCGAAACCCTGTCCCAATAGAACATATGCGTCTTATCTGTTCTAAAGGCGTTGGTCTCTGCGATACGATTGTGAACGCAATGCATAACACCCCCTTTACGGACATGAATGATAGTGAAAGCGAAACGCAACAGGTTGGATATCAAGCCTTTGATAACAGCCACCGTTTGTTGTCATTACTTAACACCTTTATCGGGTCGGTCAGTATCAACCAAGGCCGGGTAATGGATCACCTTGATAAGAGCTGTGCAACCATTACTGAGTTAGCCGATACGTTGGTTCGCAAAGAAGCACTGTCCTTTAGGCAAGCACATGAAGTCGTTGCGGATATCGCTAATTATGTGGTGAGACATCAGTTGAGTTTGCAGACGGTTCCGGTTGATGTGTTCTATTCCTTATTTGAGCAGCATATTGGTCGGCCCAGTCAATTGACCGAACCTGAGCTGCGTTTTTATGCCTCGGCAAAAAATTTCATTAATGTACGAGAAGGATTCGGAGGTCCTGCTCCAATAGCAATGAAGAAAGCGGTGTCGAGATACAGGGAAGAGTTACAGCATCTAAGTGGTCAATGGGCATCGATTCGAACGTTCAGTGTGGAAGCGGTAAAGGTACGTTTGCAAGCTGTGAATGATGTAACGTCCAAACAGCAGAGGGGATAG
- a CDS encoding FMN-dependent NADH-azoreductase, whose amino-acid sequence MKVWHIDSSGRGEQSHSRRITNQFIDSLSKKKNIEISRLNVATGLPFLTDSMIQGYFTPEKERTAEQTLDLNTSNRIVESAKNADVWVIGIPIYNFSMPASFKAFFDLLIRLQETFSYGENGPIGLLENKQVYVVVTSGGTEIGADNDFLTPWLTYCLNFIGVTNVQIIKADKYTPEKDTAIQHQIEAMTQSLA is encoded by the coding sequence ATGAAAGTATGGCACATTGATTCAAGCGGAAGAGGCGAGCAATCCCACAGCAGAAGAATCACTAATCAGTTCATCGATAGTCTATCGAAGAAAAAAAATATTGAAATCAGTAGATTAAACGTTGCGACAGGGCTACCTTTTTTAACAGACTCAATGATACAAGGTTATTTCACGCCAGAGAAGGAGAGAACGGCCGAGCAAACATTGGACCTAAATACATCCAATCGCATCGTAGAGTCGGCTAAAAATGCAGACGTGTGGGTTATTGGTATTCCTATCTATAATTTCTCAATGCCCGCGTCATTTAAAGCCTTTTTTGATCTGCTGATTCGTTTACAAGAAACTTTTTCATATGGTGAAAATGGCCCTATTGGCTTGCTAGAAAACAAACAGGTGTATGTTGTAGTCACATCAGGCGGTACGGAAATTGGTGCCGATAACGACTTTCTTACGCCTTGGTTAACCTACTGCTTAAACTTTATCGGTGTCACCAATGTACAGATAATAAAGGCCGACAAATACACCCCAGAAAAAGACACGGCTATTCAACATCAAATAGAAGCCATGACACAATCACTAGCCTAA
- a CDS encoding LysR family transcriptional regulator has translation MAAERQGKAKSALIYSIKRLEEQLGFKVIERSGYKSQLTAKGKDFLESSKKLLIEYEHLLIKCSQLESHIESFFRLSVSGIYGMDMVHPVIANAMSAFPQTEIQLEREILSGEKMLTTGMVDLAIFETIKNKKDLDYKQIDEVKMVLTVSSQHPFLDIPASNRTIKDLYKYPQIIQRSTLPDSDYSVGVHTDSLQWKVSDTHSKRDIIVHGLGWGRLPLPLISEDLESGKLIQLDWLKDDDLVPIYIAKRKNRIKGKVAEFVWDSF, from the coding sequence ATGGCGGCTGAAAGGCAAGGCAAAGCTAAGTCAGCTTTGATCTATTCTATAAAGCGACTCGAAGAGCAATTGGGCTTTAAAGTCATTGAACGCAGTGGTTATAAAAGTCAGCTAACCGCCAAGGGAAAAGACTTTTTAGAGAGCTCAAAAAAGTTATTGATCGAATACGAACACTTATTAATAAAATGTTCGCAGCTCGAATCACACATAGAGTCATTTTTTCGGTTGAGTGTATCTGGTATCTATGGGATGGACATGGTTCATCCAGTGATTGCCAACGCGATGTCAGCCTTCCCTCAAACCGAGATTCAATTAGAGAGAGAAATTCTAAGTGGGGAGAAGATGCTCACGACAGGCATGGTTGATTTGGCGATTTTCGAGACAATAAAAAACAAGAAAGATCTCGATTATAAACAAATTGATGAAGTCAAAATGGTATTAACCGTTTCATCACAGCACCCCTTTTTAGATATCCCTGCATCTAACCGAACGATCAAAGATTTGTATAAATACCCTCAGATTATTCAAAGAAGTACGCTCCCTGATAGTGACTATAGCGTTGGTGTTCATACCGATTCGTTACAATGGAAAGTATCTGACACACACTCGAAACGTGACATCATCGTGCATGGCCTTGGCTGGGGCCGATTGCCACTGCCATTGATTAGTGAAGATCTAGAATCTGGGAAACTGATTCAGCTTGACTGGCTAAAAGATGATGATCTGGTGCCTATATATATTGCGAAGAGAAAGAACAGAATAAAGGGGAAAGTGGCCGAATTTGTTTGGGACTCATTCTAA
- a CDS encoding PIG-L family deacetylase, translating into MHLTGNKRKKPISNKVGFTAPDSLWLQTNALSATLTFMQTGAHPDDETSPALAYLAREVGARVVYCCAVRGEGGQNSIGSEKETALGVLRTREMEQAASNIPMALYWLNTELEGAIRDFGFSKSKTDTLKHWGEERLLESLVRSIRTIKPNVICPTFLDVEGQHGHHRAVTEATIKAYTLAAEKTAYPEHLTQGLDIWQANQLLLPAWGGGGTCYDDQIPPPSMDFTLPTDSILRKWKMSCFQLGEESRQFHQTQQMGLELDASIGEKARFHIVSNCFEANKNNCLGGGVPLSLHAWAERYHEQPCGKAIARLAQQCEQIRSNYPDQQQMICNVITALEIVEDLVPTDPYLKEQLLIKKTQLISLLANLADLTSRVEMTTDLMCCEQLVPFTYSVLNNGVHAVKNLTLRLFQQSGELIYENEIGSVVRDETLTHLSQFTAPKRMFFPYQQRFIDACDYGSLYGEISFLILGVEVTQKIAMPATIVRPKVSLLSVEPNRYLNLKKRLDFDISLQLNCLDSRIHSLDVSPTLPIGWKSEPSKMTLDVKESTNQDIQFKIITPVGTEPGRYEITVEAKNNTECWRSSFQTIQYPHIQETGFSVPTRVVVEAVDCELPSSKIGCFLGTTDNYLRQLSSLGFEIEPIDNLKMDTLNRFDVLLIGSCAFASISRYPALKSWVENGGRLITLYHRPDDNWQPPAKLTIGSPSMRWRVTQADSPVIVLQPDSEIMLEPNLLTDSTWQHWRKERGLYFIKEWGSVYKPLLRIFDEDGTEFDGILLYGCIEKGQHIHCSLSVGHQLENTVSGAASFVANLLNKKEM; encoded by the coding sequence GTGCATCTAACAGGTAATAAGCGGAAAAAACCCATTTCAAATAAAGTCGGCTTCACTGCTCCCGATTCACTGTGGTTACAAACGAATGCCCTCTCTGCAACGTTAACTTTTATGCAGACTGGCGCACACCCTGATGATGAAACCTCTCCGGCTCTTGCTTATCTGGCGAGAGAGGTTGGGGCTAGGGTCGTTTACTGTTGTGCCGTTCGGGGAGAGGGTGGGCAAAACAGTATTGGGTCGGAAAAAGAGACGGCCCTTGGTGTTCTGCGTACGAGAGAGATGGAGCAGGCTGCCTCTAACATCCCTATGGCGCTTTATTGGCTTAATACTGAGCTTGAAGGCGCTATTCGTGATTTCGGTTTTTCAAAAAGTAAAACGGACACGCTCAAACATTGGGGAGAAGAGAGATTACTGGAATCGTTAGTGCGGTCTATTAGAACGATCAAACCTAATGTAATTTGCCCTACATTTCTCGATGTAGAAGGGCAGCATGGCCACCATCGAGCGGTTACGGAGGCCACGATTAAGGCGTATACCCTTGCCGCAGAAAAAACAGCCTATCCAGAGCATCTAACGCAAGGGTTAGATATTTGGCAAGCAAACCAGTTACTTCTTCCCGCTTGGGGGGGAGGAGGAACCTGCTACGACGATCAAATCCCTCCACCATCAATGGACTTTACCCTTCCGACAGATTCTATCTTAAGAAAATGGAAAATGAGTTGTTTTCAGCTTGGGGAGGAAAGCCGTCAATTCCATCAGACACAGCAGATGGGGTTGGAATTAGATGCAAGTATTGGCGAAAAAGCACGCTTTCATATTGTGAGTAATTGCTTTGAAGCCAATAAAAATAACTGCTTAGGTGGTGGTGTTCCGCTCAGTTTGCACGCTTGGGCAGAACGGTATCATGAGCAACCTTGCGGGAAAGCAATAGCAAGACTCGCTCAACAGTGTGAGCAGATTAGGAGTAATTATCCTGATCAACAGCAGATGATATGCAACGTGATAACCGCCCTTGAAATAGTCGAGGACTTGGTTCCAACTGATCCCTATTTGAAAGAGCAACTGTTGATAAAAAAAACGCAGTTAATCTCTTTATTGGCGAACCTAGCCGATCTTACGTCTCGTGTTGAAATGACAACGGACCTTATGTGTTGTGAGCAACTTGTGCCCTTTACATATTCAGTGCTGAATAATGGCGTGCATGCGGTGAAAAACTTAACGCTGCGACTGTTTCAACAATCTGGAGAGCTTATCTATGAGAATGAGATTGGTTCTGTTGTTCGGGATGAAACGCTTACACATCTCAGTCAGTTTACAGCCCCTAAACGTATGTTCTTCCCCTATCAACAACGATTTATTGATGCATGTGATTACGGATCCTTATACGGCGAAATCAGTTTTCTTATACTGGGTGTAGAGGTCACGCAGAAGATAGCGATGCCAGCAACGATTGTTAGACCAAAAGTGAGCCTGCTTAGCGTAGAGCCGAACCGTTATCTCAATCTTAAAAAACGGCTCGATTTCGATATTTCATTGCAATTGAATTGTCTTGATAGCCGCATTCATTCACTTGATGTCTCGCCTACGTTACCGATAGGCTGGAAATCAGAGCCTTCAAAGATGACCCTTGATGTTAAGGAATCCACGAATCAAGACATCCAGTTCAAGATAATCACACCAGTAGGTACTGAACCTGGTCGATATGAAATTACAGTGGAAGCAAAAAATAATACAGAATGTTGGCGTTCAAGCTTCCAGACGATTCAATACCCTCATATCCAAGAGACGGGATTCTCGGTTCCTACAAGGGTGGTTGTGGAAGCGGTTGATTGTGAATTACCTTCATCAAAAATCGGGTGTTTCCTAGGGACAACAGACAATTATTTACGTCAATTGTCCTCATTGGGGTTTGAAATAGAACCAATAGATAATCTTAAGATGGACACATTAAATCGATTTGATGTCCTGCTAATTGGCAGTTGTGCCTTTGCTTCAATCAGCCGTTATCCGGCACTCAAATCGTGGGTCGAAAATGGTGGCCGTTTAATCACCTTGTACCATCGTCCTGATGATAACTGGCAACCCCCTGCAAAGCTGACCATTGGATCACCTTCGATGCGTTGGCGAGTAACTCAGGCGGATAGCCCTGTGATTGTGCTTCAACCTGATTCCGAGATCATGTTGGAGCCTAACCTACTCACGGATAGCACGTGGCAGCATTGGCGAAAAGAACGGGGTCTTTATTTTATTAAAGAATGGGGAAGTGTGTATAAACCTTTGTTAAGAATCTTTGATGAAGACGGTACCGAATTTGATGGTATATTACTCTATGGTTGCATAGAAAAAGGGCAGCATATTCACTGTTCTTTATCTGTAGGGCATCAGCTTGAGAATACGGTTTCAGGTGCAGCATCATTTGTTGCCAATTTGCTGAATAAAAAAGAAATGTAA
- a CDS encoding ABC transporter ATP-binding protein, which yields MAEVLLKNIAKSYGKTEVIKTLDLSIKDREFIVLVGPSGCGKSTLLRMIAGLEEITHGELYIGNQYSNEVEPKNRNIAMVFQNYALYPHLTVKDNMSFGLRAAKMDKKEIEKRVANAADILGVTHLLQRKPSELSGGQSQRISMGRAIVRDPEVFLFDEPLSNLDAKLRANMRVEIKKLHQRVKTTSIYVTHDQVEAMTLADRIVILKEGDIQQLGTPMDVYHTPANIFVATFIGNPPMNILSGTLKRDTENWCVDLPDCESIPFHVEYDLDEYKDLEIKLGIRPEDIRVLKADEQANDHEKVYCAHATVVEPLGADTTVFTEVAAVEIKAIADGRQFIRSGDSIKIAFDTRHLHLFDVVTEKRIVGTQNERDQTASM from the coding sequence ATGGCCGAAGTATTATTGAAAAATATCGCTAAATCATATGGTAAAACCGAGGTCATCAAGACTCTGGATTTATCGATAAAAGATCGTGAGTTTATTGTTCTTGTGGGCCCATCTGGATGCGGTAAATCAACTCTACTTAGGATGATTGCTGGTTTAGAAGAGATTACGCATGGCGAGCTGTACATTGGGAATCAATATTCCAACGAGGTTGAACCCAAAAATCGAAACATTGCGATGGTTTTTCAAAACTATGCACTTTATCCCCACTTGACCGTTAAAGACAATATGTCTTTTGGTTTGCGTGCTGCAAAAATGGATAAAAAAGAGATCGAAAAGCGGGTGGCTAACGCTGCAGATATATTAGGTGTGACTCATTTACTCCAGAGAAAGCCATCAGAGTTGTCTGGGGGACAAAGCCAACGGATCTCTATGGGACGAGCTATCGTTCGAGATCCCGAAGTGTTTTTATTCGATGAACCCTTGTCGAACCTCGATGCGAAACTGCGCGCTAACATGCGAGTAGAGATAAAAAAACTGCACCAAAGGGTGAAAACGACATCCATATACGTTACCCATGATCAAGTCGAAGCGATGACGCTTGCCGATCGGATTGTCATTCTTAAAGAAGGCGATATTCAGCAACTTGGCACTCCTATGGATGTGTACCACACGCCAGCTAACATATTTGTTGCCACCTTTATTGGGAATCCTCCGATGAATATCCTCAGTGGCACACTTAAGCGTGACACCGAAAACTGGTGTGTAGACTTGCCTGATTGCGAAAGTATTCCATTCCACGTGGAATACGATCTAGATGAATACAAAGACCTCGAAATTAAGCTGGGCATCCGTCCGGAAGATATTCGAGTACTTAAAGCTGACGAGCAAGCAAATGACCATGAAAAAGTGTATTGCGCACACGCTACAGTGGTTGAACCTTTGGGTGCTGATACCACCGTCTTTACGGAAGTCGCGGCTGTCGAGATTAAAGCGATAGCAGACGGTCGTCAGTTCATTCGTTCTGGCGATTCGATAAAAATAGCTTTTGACACAAGACATTTGCATCTGTTTGATGTTGTGACAGAGAAGCGAATTGTAGGGACACAAAACGAACGTGATCAAACGGCGTCAATGTAA